A window of Tatumella citrea genomic DNA:
GGAGCGTTTAGAATGACAATCAGTCATCAGTTAACGGCAGAAGGTATTTTACTGATAGGGTTAAACCGCCCGGAAAAATTAAATGCACTGGACGAACAATCTAAAATCAGACTCGGTGAGGTCTGGGATTATGCGCGTACCGAAGATAATGTCAGAACTATTGTTATTTATGGGGAAGGGGAGCGTGCATTCTGTGCCGGATCTGATCTAAAAGAGGCACAGGAAAAAGGCCGCACGGTGACTACCGATATTTTAGCCCGATCACTACCCGGAGTATTACAGCCTTTAAATAAACCAGTAATTGCTGCATTACATGGTTATACCCTGGGTCTGGGGATCAGCCTGGCAATCCACTGCGATTACCGCATTGCACATCCGGATACCCGGTTCAGTTTTCCCGAAATTCATCACGGTATGCTTTCTGGGTTTAGCGCAATTACCCTGCCATTGCTGGTCGGTGAAAGTCGTGCTCTGGACCTGATGCTGACCGGCAGAAAGTTTACTGCACAACAATCACTGGACTGGGGGCTGGTTAATGCTCTCTCTGAACAGCCGCGGGAGAGTGCTATAGAGCTGGCCAGACAGCTTTCTACAGATAAAGTGGCACAAGCTGCAGGATGGACAAAACACCTTATTTTATCAGAGCGGCGGCGGCAGTTAGATCTTTATTTCTCAGAAATAGACAAGGCCAGATTATTAGTCACTAAACAATCAGTGTCGCATGAATAAATTGTGTGAGAATAATAATGAGTGATCAATTAAATACCCTCAATGAAAATGAAGTTTTTGGTAAGGTCGCCTGGCGGTTAATGCCTTTTCTCTGCCTGTGCTTTGTTATTTGCTGGCTGGAGAGAGTGAATATCAGTTTTGCGCATTTGCAATTCAAAAGTGATCTAAATATTAATGATGCCTCTTTTGGGTTGATTGTGGGTGCATTATCTCTGGGGTGTCTGGTATTTGATATTCCAGGTACCTTAATGCTGGAGAAATATGGTGCTAAAAAAACTATTACCCGGGTGATGATCCTTTGGGGAATCGCTACCATCGGCACGGCATTTGCCAGAACTACCGGACAGTTTTACTTTTTCAGATTTTTGCTGGGTGCTGCCGAAGCCGGGTTTTTCCCCGGGGTTATTCTCTATCTGACCTATTGGTTTCCAACTGCCTGGCGAGCCAGAGTCTCGTCGCGGTTTATTATTGCTATAGGGATTTGTGGAATTGTTGGCGGCCCGCTGGCCAGTTGGGTAATGACACATCTGAATGATGTCGCCGGTTTCAGAGGCTGGCAGTGGTTGTTTATTTTCACCGGCATCCTGCCGTTATTTATTGGGGTGCTGGCCTGGTTCTGGTTGGATGATAAACCTGAACATGCCCGTTGGTTAACTGCTGCGGAAAAATCGCTGGTGCTGGCCACACTGACCAGAGATCAGCAGCAAGATAAGCCGAACAAAAAAGACAATCTGCTGAAAGCAGTCAAAGATTTCCGCGTGTGGATTATTATTGTCAGCTATGTATTGACTATTATTTGCACCGGCAATGTCGTGAATTTTTGGGCTCCATCGATTATTAAAGAATCCGGCAATATCAGTCTGGGGTCGGTTGGCATGTTGTCATCAGTGCCGTGGATTGTTGGTGTGATTGTCATGCTGCTGGTTTCCAGGCTGTCAGACCGTTATCAGGAACGGCGCTGGTTTTTTGCCGGGGGTGTCATCGCCATTATTACCGCATTAATTATTCTGCCGTGGGTATTACATAATGCCGGCTATACGGTGGCAACGTTGGTACTGATGAGTTCGGGCTATCTGGTGGCAACGGCTATTTACTGGACCATTCCCTCACAATATTTTTCTGAAAGTTCAAGAGCGGGTTGTATTGCACTGGTCAGCCTGTTTGGTCAGTTAGGGCAAATTCTGGTGCCGTCTTTTATCGGATACCTGAAAACCAATACCGGCAGTATTACTTCGGCGCTGCATTATGTGACGATTTTTATCATCCTCGGACTGATTATGCTACTGGCTGGTATTCCCGGGAAAGTATTGTTAAAAAAATAATCTAATGAAGGCAGAATATGCGTGATTATATTGAATTAGCCTGCGAACTGGCGGCGAAAATTGCTCCGGGTGCTGCGGAACGTGATGCCAGCCGTACGCTTCCGTTCGGACAAATGGCGATGATTCGTGACTCTACTCTGGGGGCGGCTCGTCTGCCGGCGCAATTTGGCGGCGGTGATATCTCTTTTACCACGGTGTCAGCCATCTTTATTATTCTGGCAAAAGCTGACCCTTGCGTGGCTCAGGCCCTGTTTCCTCATTTTGCCACGGTTGAGCATTTGCGGCTGATCGCTACAGCAGAACAGCAATCCATCTATTTTGAAAAAATAGCCAACAAGTCATTGAGCTCCGGGGCAATTGCGGAGCGCGGCGGGAAAATTCGTGGCGAAATCAGCACCAGGCTGAGCTACAGCGATGGCAGGTATCTGCTCAATGGCAATAAATTCTACAGCACCGGCTGTCTGTTCGCAGATTTCATCAAAGTACAGGCGGTAGGGGAATCCGGTGAGGCGGTCTATGTACTGGTGCCCAAAGATGCCCCCGGTCTGACACTGCTGGATGACTGGGATGGCATGGGGCAGCGGACAACTGCCAGTGGAACAACACAGCTGAACAATGTTGAAGTCCTCCCCGACTGGATTATCCCGTTGCATCACTGGGTCAGTAAACGAAATTATGTAGGGGCTGTGGCCCAACTGATTCATTGTTCGGTGGATATCGGTATCGGTCTGGCCGCTCTGGACGATGCCGTTTCCTGGATTGGTACCGGGGTCCGGCCGGTAAAAGAGAGTGGGGTGAACAGGGCCGCGGACGATCCTTATATTCTGCACACCATTGGCGAATTATCTGCGCAAATTCATGCGGCGGAAGCACTGGTAGAAAGCGCTGCACGAAAAGTTGACCTGGCTTCTCAGGCTCAGTTAACCGGCCAGTACAGTGACGAGCAAACCGAACGCTTATTGTCAGCAGCTTCAATCGCGGTAGCAGAAGCCAAAATTTTGTCGACTAAAGCTGCATTGCAGGTCTGCGAACGTTTATACGATATCGGCGGAGCGGCGACTACCCAGAGATCGTTGAATTTTGACCGGCACTGGAGAAATGCCAGAACTCATACCACCCATGATTCGCTGGATTACAAATATAAAGCGATAGGCAATTATCTGGTGAATGATATTTCTCCCCCAATTTCATTTCTGTACTGAGAAAGGGCTATTTATGAATATTATCGCCGAATGGCCCGAACTGGATGATGATATCCAAACCTTGTTACCTGAGATTATAAACCTCAGGCATCATCTCCATCAGTATCCGGAATTATCCAACAGGGAATTTGCTACCAGCAAGTTTATTGCCGGACAACTGAGTAGCTACGGTATTCCTGTTCAGACAGGCATTGCCGGCACCGGAATAGTGGCATTGATAACCTGTGAACGACCGGGGATATGTCGTGCATTTCGGGCCGAACTGGATGCGCTGCCTTTAACCGAACAGACGCAACTGCCATATGCCTCGAAGGTACGTGCTTTTTACCCTAAAACCGGTGGTGGTGAGGAGGAAACGGGTGTAATGCATGCCTGCGGGCATGATGTACATATGGCTATGGTTCTGGGGTTCGCCCGGTTGGTGGCCGCTCACCCCCGGCGTTTTACCGGCAGTTTTAAATTTATTTTTCAGCCAGCTGAAGAAGGCGCACCGGACGGAGAAAATGGCGGGGCGCGTCAAATGATCAGAGAGGGAGTGCTTGATGTCCCGGTTCCGGATGTATGCATTGGACTGCATGTTACGGCGGGGCCGCTGGGTGAATATCGTTTGGGGCAGTATCGTACCACTGCTTCAGCAGATACTTTCCGGTTGGAGGTTACCGGCAAGTCAACCCATGCGGCTTTCCCATGGACCGGAATTGATCCGGTCCCCATTGCAGCTCAGATTATTTCTGCCTGGCAAACCATTCCAACCCGCCAGGTGAATCTGAGTCAGTCAATGCCACCGGTAATTACGGTTGGCCGGATATATGGTGGACAGCGGCATAATATTCTGGCGGACAGTGTGGTTTTGGAAGGTACGGTACGTACGGTGGATAATCAACAGCGTGATTTCGTACTGCAGCGAATGTCTTCGGTCAGTGAGGGAATTGCTACAGCGGTCGGGGCATCGGTAAAAATGTCTCTCTCTTCCAATAATTATATTGCCGGAAAAAATGAACCCTCACTGGTAGAAAGTGTAGTTCCGCAGCTTTCACTAATCAGCCAACATAAAGTAACGGTTGATGGCGGAACTTATGGTACTGATGACTTTGCTGAATATGCCCAACGAGTACCCGGACTATTTATCAGAATGGGAGCAACACCGCCTGAACTGGTGGATTCTGGCGAATACATCTGGCCTACTCATTCAAATAAATTTATTGCTGATGACCGCGCTATAGCTTTGGGGATTAAAACGTTCTCTGTACTGTCACTTCACCTTAAATAATAATAACTAGTTAAAGGTTAAATATAATGAATAGGAAAATACCATTACTGGTGGTGTTGGCTGTTCCGCACGCCGTTTTTGCCAGTGATTTTATTGATGATAGCAAACTTAATATTAATTTTACCAATATGTATATTAATAATAAGTATGATACACCGGTGGCAAACAGTAATACCGGTAGATACTCCTCAAGAAATGAAGAATGGGCACAGGGTTATAATATTTTCTACCAGTCCGGCTATACTTCAGGGCTGATAGGACTGGGTCTGGATGCTGATGTGAATGGTGGGATTAAGCTCTCTGGTAATTCTGACCATCATACCGGTGGTACTATGATCCCGACCGGGGGCAGCAATGGTGCCGGGGTTCGCAGTTGGGGGCGCTTAGGTGGAGCGGTTAAACTACGGATTTCAAAAACTGAAGTCAGATATGGCAATGACCTGCAATTTAAACTTCCGGTAGTGATCTCTAATAATGCACGGGTAACTCCACAGTATTTCCAGGGATTAAGTATTACTTCAAAAGATATCAGGCGAGCGGAGATTAATGCCGGTTATCTGACCAGAGTTGTCGGTCGATGGTCTACGGATCGTACCGGGCTTGCTATTGCCGGCGGAACCAAAGCATCTGACGGGTTTTATTTTGGCGGTCTGGATTATCATTTTACCCCGGGTGTGACCGGTCAATATTATATTTCTCAGCTGGAAGACTATTACACGCAGAATTATCTCGGCGCTAAGTGGCGAATACCTGTAACGCACGACAGTTCATTTGAAACGGAGGCTCGTTATTTTAACAGCCGTTCTGCAGGGCGTAACGGAGAAACCGGATATAAAGCCAGCGGTTATACCAAAAACAATGACGGAAAAATAAATAATAATACCTGGTCGTTGTCAGAAACTTACCGTCTTGGATATCACAGCCTGTTGGCCGGATACCAGCAGGTTTCTGCCGACAGTCTGATGCCTACCCTTAATCAGGCCAGTCTTAAAGGGAAAGAGGCCAGCGGGGTCAACTATTATTTATATACCGACCGGATGTTTTATAACTTCACCCGGGCGGGTGAAAGAACCCGCTATGTACAATATTCGTACTATTTCTCTGGTGTTAATATACCCGGGCTTACTTTTAAAATTGCCTATCTGAAGGGGGATAATATTAAACAGCGCAATATGGAATCTGCCAAAGAGTTTGAGCGGGATATTAGCCTGGCCTATGTCTTCCCGTCAGGTACGTTTAAAGGCCTGGGGCTGGAGTGGCGTAACGGGTTGTCTAAAACTAACAATATCTATGACAACACTAAAGGTAATAACCGTAACTGGTTAATTATGACTTATAACCTGAAGTTTTGATCAATGAGCGCCACGATTAAAATGGAATTTTTCTTACCATGAGAAATTGCCGGCCTTCTGCAAAAAGGCCGGTTTTTTTATTGCTCTGTGCTAACTATCTGCAGGCGATCAGTACTGCTACACATTGCCTGCCGGTGGAACCGTGATCCCACTGGCGGATAGCTATAGCTGCACAGACAGAGTTATCTGAAAACAGCACCGCCATTCATTCTCCTTCACCCGTCGCCGGCAGACGGTTGTTTGCCCGCGGATAGCTTCAGAGCTATTCAGCGTAATATTCCCTGCCAACTGGTAACTATCCGGTGTGAAGCGGGTTTAAACGGAAAATATTCCGTGATCATTACTTCAGGCGGTAGATCTGTCGCCGAAGTCTCTTTAGTCGCACAATTCGCCGCCTGCGGCATATACTTTTGCCCTGTTTTTCATGTACATTTAGGGAGTAAAGTATTTCTGCCTTGCCTGATAATTGTTGATTTTCAATGAAATAGCCAATTTCACTCAGGGAAGGCTTCTTGCCGATCTGGAGTTAAAACATGCCCTCACATAAAGAACTCGCCAACGCGATTCGCGCTCTCAGTATGGATGCCGTTCAGAAAGCCAATTCCGGCCATCCAGGTGCCCCTATGGGTATGGCGGATATTGCCGAAGTGTTATGGCGCGATTACCTGAACCATAACCCGCAGAACCCGTCATGGAGTGATCGCGACCGCTTTGTGCTGTCTAACGGCCACGGCTCAATGCTGATTTACAGCCTGCTGCACCTGACAGGTTACGACCTGCCGATTCAGGAACTGGCCAACTTCCGTCAGCTGCACTCACGTACCCCGGGTCACCCGGAATACGGCTACACCCCGGGCGTGGAAACCACCACCGGACCTCTGGGACAGGGGATTGCCAATGCAGTCGGTTTCGCGATTGCTGAACGTACCCTGGCTGCACAGTTTAACCGCCCTGGCCATGACATCGTCGATCACCACACTTACGTGTTTATGGGCGACGGCTGCATGATGGAAGGGATTTCTCACGAAGTCTGCTCACTGGCAGGTACCCTGAAACTCGGCAAACTGATGGCGTTCTACGATGACAACGGTATCTCTATCGATGGTCACGTTGACGGCTGGTTTACTGATGACACCGGACTGCGCTTTGAAGCCTATGGCTGGCACGTAATCCGCGGAATCGACGGTCACGACAGTGAAGCCGTGCGTCAAGCGATTGAAGAAGCCCGCAGCGTAACAGACAAGCCGTCACTGCTGATGTGTAAAACCGTGATTGGTTTCGGCTCACCGAACAAAGCCGGAACTCATGATGCCCACGGCGCGGCTCTGGGTAATGACGAAATTGCACTGACCCGTAAACAGCTGGGCTGGAACTACCCTCCGTTTGAAATCCCTGCTGATATTTATGCAGCCTGGGATGCCAAGGCTGCCGGCCAGGAAAAAGAGCAGGCGTGGAACCAGAAATTTGCGGCTTACCGCGAAGCCTTCCCTGAACTGGCAAAAGAGTACCAGCGTCGTACCACCGGCCAGCTGCCGGCAAACTGGCAGGCCGAATCTCAGAAATATGTTGAGCAGCTGCAGGCAAATCCGGCAAATATCGCCAGCCGTAAAGCCTCACAGAATGCCATTGAAGCTTTCGGCAAACTGCTGCCGGAATATCTGGGCGGCTCAGCTGACCTGGCACCAAGTAACCTGACCATGTGGTCCGGCTCCAAACCGCTTAACGAAGACCCGGCCGGTAACTACATCCATTACGGTGTCCGTGAATTCGGTATGACCGCGATTGCCAACGGTCTGGCCCTGCACGGTGGTTTCCTGCCGTACACCGCGACCTTCCTGATGTTTGTCGAATATGCCCGTAATGCGGCGCGTATGGCAGCACTGATGAAAATCCGCCAGATCATGGTGTATACCCATGACTCTATCGGTCTGGGTGAAGACGGCCCGACTCACCAGCCGGTTGAACAGCTGGCCAGTCTGCGTACCACGCCTAACATGAGCACCTGGCGTCCGTGTGACCAGGTGGAATCTGCAGTGGCCTGGAAATATGCGATTGAACGTCAGGACGGCCCGAGTGCGCTGATTTTCTCCCGTCAGAACCTGATCCAGCAGCCGCGCAGTGCTGAGCAGCTGGCGAACGTGGCCCGTGGCGGTTATATCCTGAAAGACAGCGACGGCCAGCCGGAACTGATCCTGATTGCCACCGGTTCAGAGGTTTCTCTGGCGGTGGACGCGGCGGACAAACTGACTGCTGAAGGACGTAAAGTGCGTGTGGTTTCTATGCCATCCACCGATGCCTTCGACAAACAGGATGCGGCTTACCGTGAATCTGTACTGCCTGCGGCCGTCAGCGCCCGTGTGGCAGTGGAAGCAGGCATTGCCGACTACTGGTTCAAATACACAGGCCTGAAAGGTGCGATTGTAGGGATGACCACTTTCGGTGAGTCTGCCCCGGCAGATCTGCTGTTTAAAGAGTTCGGCTTTACCGTGGATAACGTGGTAGCGAAAGCAAAAGCCATCCTGTAACAGCATTTTGAGTCAGCTGTTAATCTCTCAGCATGGCAGATTCCTGTCATGCTGTTTTTTTAACTGCAGCCGGAACCGGCTAACTGTTTTATTTATGCACAATCATTGGTTAAAAATGTGAAGCTGATCGAAATATTAAGATCACAGTTGATCTCAGTCATTCCCGTGTGACCAGGCATGATTTATTCTCAGCTGAAGCGTTTCAGTTGGGCTTCTTCAATGGCACCATCAATGATTGTTGTGCTGTTGTAATCAGACTGACAGAGGCTGTGACGGTAACAGAAAGTACCGTGGCGGCGGTTTAAGGTAATGGTAGTGAAATGACCATCAGAATTGCTATTAATGGTTTTGGACGTATTGGCCGGGGTGTGCTGCGGGCGCTATATGAAAGCGGACGTCATACCGAAATTTCGGTCATCGCAATCAATGAGCTGGCTGACAGTGAAGGGATTGCCCATTTACTGAAATACGACACCAGCCATGGTCGCTTTGCTTATGAGGTCCGGCTGGAAGATGAGTTACTGAAAGTAGGCCGGGACACCATCCGTCTGCTGCATGAACCATTGATTAAAGATTTACCGTGGTCTGAGCTGGATATCGATATTGTGCTGGACTGTACCGGTAAATATGGCAGCCGTGCTGATGGAGAAGCACACCTGGCGGCGGGTGCTAAAAAGGTATTGTTCTCTCATCCCGGAGGCAATGACCTGGATGCTACCGTGGTCTACGGAGTTAATCATCAGGCGCTACGGGAAGATGACCGGATAGTGTCTAATGCTTCCTGTACCACTAACTGTATTATTCCTGTGATTAAATTGCTGGATGATGCTTTTAGTATCGTGTCGGGAACGGTTACTACTATTCACTCATCGATGCACGATCAACAGGTTCTGGACGCATACCATGATGATTTGCGCCGGACACGTGCCGCGAGCCAGTCCATTATTCCGGTCGATACCAAACTGGCGGCGGGGATTACACGGATACTTCCGAAATTTTCGGATCGGTTTGAAGCGATAGCCGTTCGGGTGCCCGTGATTAACGTGACGGCGATTGATTTGAGCGTCACGCTGGAAACGGCAGTCTCTGCCGCAGAAGTTAATGCAGTGTTGCAAAACGCTGCCCACGGGGTATTTCGTGGTATAGTCGACTACACGGAATTACCGTTAGTTTCTGTTGATTTTAACCATGATCCGCACAGCGCCATCGTGGATGGTACTCAGACCCGGGTCAGTGGTCAGCACCTGGTGAAAACCCTGGTATGGTGCGATAACGAATGGGGCTTTGCTAACCGTATGCTGGATACTACGTTAGCAATGTCTGCAGGTAATTTCAGGTAAGGCGCGCTTGCGCCTGGCAAAACATATGAGAGTTAACGAGAGGATTCACCATGTCTGTAATTAAAATGACCGATCTGGATCTTGCGGGTAAACGTGTACTGATTCGTGCCGATCTTAATGTGCCGGTAAAAGAAGGGAAAGTAACGTCAGATGCCCGTATTCGTGCATCATTACCAACGATTGAATCGGCACTGAAGCAGGGTGCAAAAGTGATGGTGACCTCGCATCTGGGTCGTCCGACGGAAGGTGAGTACAACGAAGAATTCTCCCTGTTGCCGGTGGTGAACTACCTGAAAGATAAACTGAGTGGTACCAGCGTGAAACTGGCAAAAGACTACCTGGATGGTGTCGATGTACAGGCCGGTGAGCTGGTGGTGCTGGAAAACGTCCGTTTCAACAAGGGCGAGAAGAAAGACGACGAAACCCTGTCGAAAAAATACGCGGCACTGTGTGATGTATTTGTGATGGATGCTTTTGGTACCGCACACCGTGCTCAGGCATCTACTCACGGCGTCGGCAAATTTGCGCCAATCGCCTGCGCCGGTCCACTGCTGTCTGCAGAACTGGAAGCCCTGGGTAAAGCAATGAGCAACCCGGCTCGTCCGATGGTTGCTGTGGTGGGTGGTTCGAAAGTTTCTACCAAGTTTGATGTGCTGCAGTCTCTGGTCAATATTGCCGATACGGTGATTGTGGGTGGTGGTATCGCCAATACCTTCGTGGCTATCGATAACAACGTCGGTAAATCACTGTACGAACCAGAATTTGTCGACGCTGCGAGAAAACTGCGCGATCAGTATGGTATTCCGGTTCCTGTCGACTCCCGTGTAGGTACAGAGTTTTCTGAAACTGCACCTGCTACCGTGAAAAAAGTGTCTGAAGTTCAGGACAACGAAGAGATCATGGATTTCGGTGATGAAACAGCGCAGGCTATGGCGAAGATTCTTAAAGAAGCCAAAACAATTCTGTGGAATGGTCCGGTAGGGGTATTTGAATTCCCTAACTTCCGTAAAGGTACCGAGATCGTTGCAAATGCGATTGCTGACAGCGAAGCATTCTCTGTTGCCGGTGGTGGCGATACTCTGGCCGCGATTGACCTGTTCGGGATTGAGAACAAAATCTCTTACATCTCCACTGGTGGCGGCGCTTTCCTGGAATTTGTTGAAGGCAAAAAACTTCCGGCAGTTGCTATGCTGGAAGAGCGCGCAAAACAGTAATTCAGCAGCAGGTGTGGCCGGATGGCTGCACCGATTTTGCCCGATTGACGGGCTTCCGTTTACGGCCAACGAAACAGGACAATGTTATGTCTAAAATTTTTGATTTCGTAAAACCTGGTGTAGTTACTGGTGAAGATGTACAGAAAATCTTCAAAGTAGCCAAAGAAAATCACTTTGCTCTGCCAGCAGTTAACTGCGTAGGCAGTGACTCCATCAATGCGGTACTGGAAGCTGCAGCGAAAGCCAAAGCGCCGGTCATTATTCAGTTCTCTAACGGCGGTGCTGCTTTTGTTGCCGGTAAAGGCTATAAAACTGACAAGCCTCAGGGCGCGTCAATCATGGGAGCCATTGCCGGTGCGCATCACGTGCATCTGATGGCAGAAGCCTATGGTGTGCCGGTAATCCTGCATACTGACCACTGCGCGAAGAAATTACTGCCGTGGATCGACGGGCTGCTGGATGCAGGTGAAGCGCACTTTGCAAAAACCGGTAAACCACTGTTCTCTTCTCACATGATTGACCTGTCAGAAGAACCGTTGGAAGAAAATATCGAGATCAGCGGTAAATACCTGGCCCGAATGGCTAAAATGGGTATGACGCTGGAAATCGAACTGGGTTGTACTGGTGGTGAAGAAGATGGTGTAGATAACTCACACCTGGATAACTCCGCACTTTATACCCAGCCTGAAGATGTTGATTATGCATACACCAAACTGAATGCTATCAGCCCGAACTTCACCATTGCGGCATCCTTCGGTAACGTTCATGGTGTTTACAAACCAGGTAACGTTCAGCTGACTCCAAAAATTCTGCGTAACTCTCAGGATTATGTGAGCGAGAAACACGGCCTGCCACATAACTCTCTGAATTTCGTATTCCACGGTGGTTCTGGTTCTTCTGCGGAAGAGATTAAAGAATCTATCGGTTACGGTGTGATTAAAATGAACATCGATACTGATACACAGTGGGCCAACTGGCACGGTATCCTGGAATTCTACAAAAAGAACGAAGGCTACCTGCAGTCACAGCTGGGCAACCCGGAAGGCGATGATAAGCCAAACAAAAAATACTATGACCCTCGCGTCTGGTTACGTGCGGCTCAGAGTTCAATGGTTGTTCGTCTGGAACAAGCTTTTAAAGAACTTAACGCTATCGACCGCCTGTAACCACTAAGGTTGTCAGAGAAAGCCTGCCGC
This region includes:
- a CDS encoding M20 metallopeptidase family protein; this translates as MNIIAEWPELDDDIQTLLPEIINLRHHLHQYPELSNREFATSKFIAGQLSSYGIPVQTGIAGTGIVALITCERPGICRAFRAELDALPLTEQTQLPYASKVRAFYPKTGGGEEETGVMHACGHDVHMAMVLGFARLVAAHPRRFTGSFKFIFQPAEEGAPDGENGGARQMIREGVLDVPVPDVCIGLHVTAGPLGEYRLGQYRTTASADTFRLEVTGKSTHAAFPWTGIDPVPIAAQIISAWQTIPTRQVNLSQSMPPVITVGRIYGGQRHNILADSVVLEGTVRTVDNQQRDFVLQRMSSVSEGIATAVGASVKMSLSSNNYIAGKNEPSLVESVVPQLSLISQHKVTVDGGTYGTDDFAEYAQRVPGLFIRMGATPPELVDSGEYIWPTHSNKFIADDRAIALGIKTFSVLSLHLK
- a CDS encoding OprD family outer membrane porin, coding for MNRKIPLLVVLAVPHAVFASDFIDDSKLNINFTNMYINNKYDTPVANSNTGRYSSRNEEWAQGYNIFYQSGYTSGLIGLGLDADVNGGIKLSGNSDHHTGGTMIPTGGSNGAGVRSWGRLGGAVKLRISKTEVRYGNDLQFKLPVVISNNARVTPQYFQGLSITSKDIRRAEINAGYLTRVVGRWSTDRTGLAIAGGTKASDGFYFGGLDYHFTPGVTGQYYISQLEDYYTQNYLGAKWRIPVTHDSSFETEARYFNSRSAGRNGETGYKASGYTKNNDGKINNNTWSLSETYRLGYHSLLAGYQQVSADSLMPTLNQASLKGKEASGVNYYLYTDRMFYNFTRAGERTRYVQYSYYFSGVNIPGLTFKIAYLKGDNIKQRNMESAKEFERDISLAYVFPSGTFKGLGLEWRNGLSKTNNIYDNTKGNNRNWLIMTYNLKF
- the pgk gene encoding phosphoglycerate kinase — its product is MSVIKMTDLDLAGKRVLIRADLNVPVKEGKVTSDARIRASLPTIESALKQGAKVMVTSHLGRPTEGEYNEEFSLLPVVNYLKDKLSGTSVKLAKDYLDGVDVQAGELVVLENVRFNKGEKKDDETLSKKYAALCDVFVMDAFGTAHRAQASTHGVGKFAPIACAGPLLSAELEALGKAMSNPARPMVAVVGGSKVSTKFDVLQSLVNIADTVIVGGGIANTFVAIDNNVGKSLYEPEFVDAARKLRDQYGIPVPVDSRVGTEFSETAPATVKKVSEVQDNEEIMDFGDETAQAMAKILKEAKTILWNGPVGVFEFPNFRKGTEIVANAIADSEAFSVAGGGDTLAAIDLFGIENKISYISTGGGAFLEFVEGKKLPAVAMLEERAKQ
- the tkt gene encoding transketolase encodes the protein MPSHKELANAIRALSMDAVQKANSGHPGAPMGMADIAEVLWRDYLNHNPQNPSWSDRDRFVLSNGHGSMLIYSLLHLTGYDLPIQELANFRQLHSRTPGHPEYGYTPGVETTTGPLGQGIANAVGFAIAERTLAAQFNRPGHDIVDHHTYVFMGDGCMMEGISHEVCSLAGTLKLGKLMAFYDDNGISIDGHVDGWFTDDTGLRFEAYGWHVIRGIDGHDSEAVRQAIEEARSVTDKPSLLMCKTVIGFGSPNKAGTHDAHGAALGNDEIALTRKQLGWNYPPFEIPADIYAAWDAKAAGQEKEQAWNQKFAAYREAFPELAKEYQRRTTGQLPANWQAESQKYVEQLQANPANIASRKASQNAIEAFGKLLPEYLGGSADLAPSNLTMWSGSKPLNEDPAGNYIHYGVREFGMTAIANGLALHGGFLPYTATFLMFVEYARNAARMAALMKIRQIMVYTHDSIGLGEDGPTHQPVEQLASLRTTPNMSTWRPCDQVESAVAWKYAIERQDGPSALIFSRQNLIQQPRSAEQLANVARGGYILKDSDGQPELILIATGSEVSLAVDAADKLTAEGRKVRVVSMPSTDAFDKQDAAYRESVLPAAVSARVAVEAGIADYWFKYTGLKGAIVGMTTFGESAPADLLFKEFGFTVDNVVAKAKAIL
- a CDS encoding acyl-CoA dehydrogenase family protein, whose protein sequence is MRDYIELACELAAKIAPGAAERDASRTLPFGQMAMIRDSTLGAARLPAQFGGGDISFTTVSAIFIILAKADPCVAQALFPHFATVEHLRLIATAEQQSIYFEKIANKSLSSGAIAERGGKIRGEISTRLSYSDGRYLLNGNKFYSTGCLFADFIKVQAVGESGEAVYVLVPKDAPGLTLLDDWDGMGQRTTASGTTQLNNVEVLPDWIIPLHHWVSKRNYVGAVAQLIHCSVDIGIGLAALDDAVSWIGTGVRPVKESGVNRAADDPYILHTIGELSAQIHAAEALVESAARKVDLASQAQLTGQYSDEQTERLLSAASIAVAEAKILSTKAALQVCERLYDIGGAATTQRSLNFDRHWRNARTHTTHDSLDYKYKAIGNYLVNDISPPISFLY
- a CDS encoding MFS transporter, whose protein sequence is MSDQLNTLNENEVFGKVAWRLMPFLCLCFVICWLERVNISFAHLQFKSDLNINDASFGLIVGALSLGCLVFDIPGTLMLEKYGAKKTITRVMILWGIATIGTAFARTTGQFYFFRFLLGAAEAGFFPGVILYLTYWFPTAWRARVSSRFIIAIGICGIVGGPLASWVMTHLNDVAGFRGWQWLFIFTGILPLFIGVLAWFWLDDKPEHARWLTAAEKSLVLATLTRDQQQDKPNKKDNLLKAVKDFRVWIIIVSYVLTIICTGNVVNFWAPSIIKESGNISLGSVGMLSSVPWIVGVIVMLLVSRLSDRYQERRWFFAGGVIAIITALIILPWVLHNAGYTVATLVLMSSGYLVATAIYWTIPSQYFSESSRAGCIALVSLFGQLGQILVPSFIGYLKTNTGSITSALHYVTIFIILGLIMLLAGIPGKVLLKK
- the epd gene encoding erythrose-4-phosphate dehydrogenase, with the protein product MTIRIAINGFGRIGRGVLRALYESGRHTEISVIAINELADSEGIAHLLKYDTSHGRFAYEVRLEDELLKVGRDTIRLLHEPLIKDLPWSELDIDIVLDCTGKYGSRADGEAHLAAGAKKVLFSHPGGNDLDATVVYGVNHQALREDDRIVSNASCTTNCIIPVIKLLDDAFSIVSGTVTTIHSSMHDQQVLDAYHDDLRRTRAASQSIIPVDTKLAAGITRILPKFSDRFEAIAVRVPVINVTAIDLSVTLETAVSAAEVNAVLQNAAHGVFRGIVDYTELPLVSVDFNHDPHSAIVDGTQTRVSGQHLVKTLVWCDNEWGFANRMLDTTLAMSAGNFR
- a CDS encoding enoyl-CoA hydratase/isomerase family protein; translated protein: MTISHQLTAEGILLIGLNRPEKLNALDEQSKIRLGEVWDYARTEDNVRTIVIYGEGERAFCAGSDLKEAQEKGRTVTTDILARSLPGVLQPLNKPVIAALHGYTLGLGISLAIHCDYRIAHPDTRFSFPEIHHGMLSGFSAITLPLLVGESRALDLMLTGRKFTAQQSLDWGLVNALSEQPRESAIELARQLSTDKVAQAAGWTKHLILSERRRQLDLYFSEIDKARLLVTKQSVSHE